Proteins encoded within one genomic window of Pygocentrus nattereri isolate fPygNat1 chromosome 11, fPygNat1.pri, whole genome shotgun sequence:
- the LOC108410946 gene encoding class I histocompatibility antigen, F10 alpha chain-like isoform X7 — translation MGVSALVCAVLLCGGLVCALGDKHSLYYIYTALSKDVALPGIYEFTALGLLDDREIDYYNSQEQVKVPKQDWMKEKLQPDYWDKGTQSRKSKEQWFKVNVEILMQRMRHNETNLHILQWRHGCEIEEADGNLTFLRGIDEYSYDGDEFLSFDDENMRWIASVAQALPTKRKWDDVAILNQYTKGYLEKECVDWLSKFMQYGKESLRNHSKPEVHAFAKKSTTNSDKLTLTCLATGFYPKDVTLRVRKFRTSLPEHLLTSSGVRPNDDGTYQLRKSVEIQEDETAEYDCYVNHSTLEEPIIKQWDKMCFDCQSSGSGAVGPVIGGVVGLLLSLLSSGGIIFALIKKGIIANPCSGNATPALQASLNGNKAGVTNGAANGHPEGESLMSNGNGHMHENGMNGAPATA, via the exons ATGGGGGTCTCTGCGTTAGTCTGCGCTGTTTTACTGTGTGGAGGGCTGGTTTGTGCTCTCGGAG ATAAACACTCTCTGTACTACATTTACACCGCCCTCAGCAAAGATGTCGCGCTACCAGGGATCTATGAGTTCACAGCTCTGGGTCTGCTTGATGACCGAGAGATCGACTACTACAACAGTCAGGAACAGGTCAAGGTTCCTAAGCAGGACTGGATGAAGGAGAAGCTGCAGCCAGATTACTGGGACAAAGGCACCCAGTCTCGCAAGAGCAAAGAGCAGTGGTTCAAGGTCAATGTGGAAATCCTGATGCAGCGAATGAGACACAATGAGACCA ACCTTCACATTCTTCAGTGGAGACATGGCTGTGAGATCGAGGAAGCAGATGGAAATCTCACATTTCTGAGAGGCATTGATGAGTACAGCTATGATGGCGATGAGTTCCTCTCTTTTGATGATGAGAACATGCGGTGGATCGCTTCAGTTGCACAAGCTTTGCCAACCAAAAGGAAATGGGATGATGTGGCCATCCTGAACCAGTACACCAAGGGTTACCTGGAGAAAGAATGTGTGGACTGGCTCAGCAAATTCATGCAGTACGGAAAAGAATCACTGAGAAATCACT CCAAACCAGAGGTTCATGCATTTGCAAAGAAATCTACAACTAATTCGGACAAGCTGACCCTGACCTGCCTGGCCACGGGCTTCTACCCCAAAGACGTTACACTGCGTGTGAGGAAGTTCAGAACCTCACTGCCTGAACATCTACTAACATCTTCAGGAGTCAGACCCAATGATGATGGAACCTACCAGCTGAGGAAGAGTGTGGAGATCCAGGAGGACGAAACTGCAGAATATGACTGTTATGTGAATCACAGCACCCTCGAGGAACCGATCATTAAACAATGGG acaaaatgtgcTTTGACTGCCAGAGTTCAGGTTCAGGAGCGGTTGGACCAGTGATTGGCGGAGTGGTGGGGCTTCTGCTTTCGCTTCTGTCTTCGGGTGGGATCATCTTCGCCCTTATAAAGAAGGGCATAATTG CCAATCCGTGTAGTGGAAATGCGACACCTGCTCTGCAAGCCTCACTAAATG gTAATAAAGCAGGGGTGACCAATGGAGCAGCAAATGGCCACCCTGAAGGAGAGTCTCTGATGTCAAATg GTAATGGACACATGCATGAGAATGGCATGAATGGAGCTCCTGCTACCGCTTAA
- the LOC108410946 gene encoding class I histocompatibility antigen, F10 alpha chain-like isoform X5 produces the protein MGVSALVCAVLLCGGLVCALGDKHSLYYIYTALSKDVALPGIYEFTALGLLDDREIDYYNSQEQVKVPKQDWMKEKLQPDYWDKGTQSRKSKEQWFKVNVEILMQRMRHNETNLHILQWRHGCEIEEADGNLTFLRGIDEYSYDGDEFLSFDDENMRWIASVAQALPTKRKWDDVAILNQYTKGYLEKECVDWLSKFMQYGKESLRNHSKPEVHAFAKKSTTNSDKLTLTCLATGFYPKDVTLRVRKFRTSLPEHLLTSSGVRPNDDGTYQLRKSVEIQEDETAEYDCYVNHSTLEEPIIKQWDKMCFDCQSSGSGAVGPVIGGVVGLLLSLLSSGGIIFALIKKGIIANPCSGNATPALQASLNGVPEKLMQAGNKAGVTNGAANGHPEGESLMSNGNGHMHENGMNGAPATA, from the exons ATGGGGGTCTCTGCGTTAGTCTGCGCTGTTTTACTGTGTGGAGGGCTGGTTTGTGCTCTCGGAG ATAAACACTCTCTGTACTACATTTACACCGCCCTCAGCAAAGATGTCGCGCTACCAGGGATCTATGAGTTCACAGCTCTGGGTCTGCTTGATGACCGAGAGATCGACTACTACAACAGTCAGGAACAGGTCAAGGTTCCTAAGCAGGACTGGATGAAGGAGAAGCTGCAGCCAGATTACTGGGACAAAGGCACCCAGTCTCGCAAGAGCAAAGAGCAGTGGTTCAAGGTCAATGTGGAAATCCTGATGCAGCGAATGAGACACAATGAGACCA ACCTTCACATTCTTCAGTGGAGACATGGCTGTGAGATCGAGGAAGCAGATGGAAATCTCACATTTCTGAGAGGCATTGATGAGTACAGCTATGATGGCGATGAGTTCCTCTCTTTTGATGATGAGAACATGCGGTGGATCGCTTCAGTTGCACAAGCTTTGCCAACCAAAAGGAAATGGGATGATGTGGCCATCCTGAACCAGTACACCAAGGGTTACCTGGAGAAAGAATGTGTGGACTGGCTCAGCAAATTCATGCAGTACGGAAAAGAATCACTGAGAAATCACT CCAAACCAGAGGTTCATGCATTTGCAAAGAAATCTACAACTAATTCGGACAAGCTGACCCTGACCTGCCTGGCCACGGGCTTCTACCCCAAAGACGTTACACTGCGTGTGAGGAAGTTCAGAACCTCACTGCCTGAACATCTACTAACATCTTCAGGAGTCAGACCCAATGATGATGGAACCTACCAGCTGAGGAAGAGTGTGGAGATCCAGGAGGACGAAACTGCAGAATATGACTGTTATGTGAATCACAGCACCCTCGAGGAACCGATCATTAAACAATGGG acaaaatgtgcTTTGACTGCCAGAGTTCAGGTTCAGGAGCGGTTGGACCAGTGATTGGCGGAGTGGTGGGGCTTCTGCTTTCGCTTCTGTCTTCGGGTGGGATCATCTTCGCCCTTATAAAGAAGGGCATAATTG CCAATCCGTGTAGTGGAAATGCGACACCTGCTCTGCAAGCCTCACTAAATG GTGTTCCTGAAAAGCTCATGCAAGCTG gTAATAAAGCAGGGGTGACCAATGGAGCAGCAAATGGCCACCCTGAAGGAGAGTCTCTGATGTCAAATg GTAATGGACACATGCATGAGAATGGCATGAATGGAGCTCCTGCTACCGCTTAA
- the LOC108410946 gene encoding class I histocompatibility antigen, F10 alpha chain-like isoform X2, whose protein sequence is MALVALCVLVLLSVVGPAVSDKHSLYYIYTALSKDVQVPGIYEFTALGLLDDREIDYYNSKEQVKVPKQEWMKEKMQPDYWEKGTQSRKSKEQWFKVNVDILMQRMRHNQTDLHVLQWRHGCEIDEADGKPKFLKGIDEYSYDGDEFLSFDDDNMRWIAPVPEALQTKRKWDDVPILNQYTKGYLEKECVDWLTKFMEYGKESLRKHSKPDVHALSKKSTTNSDKLTLTCLATGFYPKDVTLCVRKFRTSLPEHLLTSSGVRPNDDGTYQLRKSVDIQVDETAEYDCYVNHITLAEPIITKWEGPPSQGGLGLAIGGALAGVIVLAVLIGVIFFILKRRVAFTDPKNLTVLEISTTSVKVQWEKALGGIDRYILMVSPIPANGARQIIVPSDQDSAEINHLNPGCLYNISVVAKKGSKQSQPATVQATTVISSPTNLKVVEITARSVKVQWEKALGEFDRYILVASLSQANEFNPGQKIQVPSGENSAKIDDLDPGCSYNISVVAKKGSAQSQPATVQATTAAGSDTDSGRGSNKSSNENLSADFDASSDSASRSSGSPCDSVGNVNETTTLLRSDAKVYSPPDEEQRLLR, encoded by the exons ATAAACACTCTCTGTACTACATCTACACCGCCCTCAGCAAAGATGTCCAAGTACCAGGGATCTATGAGTTCACAGCACTTGGTCTGCTTGATGACCGAGAGATCGACTACTACAACAGTAAGGAACAGGTGAAGGTTCCTAAGCAGGAGTGGATGAAGGAGAAGATGCAGCCAGATTACTGGGAAAAAGGAACCCAGTCTCGCAAGAGCAAAGAGCAGTGGTTCAAGGTCAACGTGGACATCCTGATGCAGCGAATGAGACACAATCAGACCG ACCTTCACGTTCTTCAGTGGAGACATGGCTGTGAGATCGATGAAGCAGATGGAAAACCCAAATTTCTGAAAGGCATTGATGAGTACAGCTATGATGGCGATGAGTTCCTCTCTTTTGATGATGATAACATGCGGTGGATCGCTCCAGTTCCAGAAGCTCTGCAAACCAAAAGGAAATGGGACGACGTGCCCATCCTGAACCAGTACACCAAGGGTTACCTGGAGAAAGAATGTGTGGACTGGCTCACCAAATTCATGGAGTATGGAAAAGAATCACTAAGAAAACACT ccaaaccagatgtTCATGCAttgtcaaagaaatctacaaCTAATTCGGACAAGCTGACCCTGACCTGCCTGGCCACGGGCTTCTACCCCAAAGACGTTACACTGTGTGTGAGGAAGTTCAGAACCTCACTGCCTGAACATCTACTAACATCTTCAGGAGTCAGACCCAATGATGATGGAACCTACCAGCTGAGAAAGAGTGTGGACATCCAGGTGGACGAAACTGCAGAATATGACTGTTATGTGAATCACATCACCCTCGCAGAACCAATAATTACAAAATGGG AGGGCCCTCCCTCTCAGGGTGGTCTGGGTTTGGCTATTGGAGGAGCACTTGCAGGTGTGATTGTGTTGGCTGTGCTAATTGGAGTCATCTTCTTTATTCTGAAGCGAAGAGTTG CGTTCACGGACCCCAAAAACCTCACAGTTCTGGAGATCAGCACAACATCTGTTAAGGTCCAGTGGGAGAAAGCACTGGGGGGGATCGACAGATACATCCTTATGGTTTCACCGATTCCGGCAAATGGAGCACGTCAGATCATAGTGCCATCTGATCAAGACTCAGCTGAAATTAACCATCTGAACCCTGGTTGTTTGTACAACATCTCTGTGGTTGCGAAAAAAGGCAGTAAACAGAGCCAACCAGCAACTGTGCAGGCGACTACTG TGATCTCCAGCCCCACAAACCTCAAAGTTGTGGAGATCACCGCAAGATCTGTTAAGGTCCAATGGGAGAAAGCACTGGGGGAGTTTGACAGATACATCCTTGTGGCTTCGCTGAGTCAGGCAAATGAATTCAATCCAGGTCAGAAGATCCAGGTGCCATCTGGGGAAAACTCTGCCAAAATTGATGATCTGGATCCTGGTTGTTCGTACAACATCTCTGTGGTTGCGAAAAAAGGCAGTGCACAGAGCCAACCAGCAACTGTACAGGCGACTACTG CTGCAGGTTCCGACACAGACTCAG GCAGGGGATCAAATAAGAGCAGCAATGAAAACTTATCAGCTGACTTTGATGCTTCATCTGACTCTG CCTCCAGAAGCAGTGGGTCACCTTGTGATAGTGTGGGGAATGTTAATGAAACCACCACATTGCTGAGGAGTGATGCCAAAGTATATTCACCTCCAGACGAAGAGCAGAGACTGTTGCGTTAA
- the LOC108410946 gene encoding uncharacterized protein LOC108410946 isoform X1: MALVALCVLVLLSVVGPAVSDKHSLYYIYTALSKDVQVPGIYEFTALGLLDDREIDYYNSKEQVKVPKQEWMKEKMQPDYWEKGTQSRKSKEQWFKVNVDILMQRMRHNQTDLHVLQWRHGCEIDEADGKPKFLKGIDEYSYDGDEFLSFDDDNMRWIAPVPEALQTKRKWDDVPILNQYTKGYLEKECVDWLTKFMEYGKESLRKHSKPDVHALSKKSTTNSDKLTLTCLATGFYPKDVTLCVRKFRTSLPEHLLTSSGVRPNDDGTYQLRKSVDIQVDETAEYDCYVNHITLAEPIITKWEGPPSQGGLGLAIGGALAGVIVLAVLIGVIFFILKRRVAFTDPKNLTVLEISTTSVKVQWEKALGGIDRYILMVSPIPANGARQIIVPSDQDSAEINHLNPGCLYNISVVAKKGSKQSQPATVQATTAFTDPKNLTVLEISTTSVKVQWEKALGAIDRYILMVSPSPANGARQIIVPSDQDSAEINHLNPGCLYNISVVTEKGSEQSQPATVQATTVISSPTNLKVVEITARSVKVQWEKALGEFDRYILVASLSQANEFNPGQKIQVPSGENSAKIDDLDPGCSYNISVVAKKGSAQSQPATVQATTAAGSDTDSGRGSNKSSNENLSADFDASSDSASRSSGSPCDSVGNVNETTTLLRSDAKVYSPPDEEQRLLR, encoded by the exons ATAAACACTCTCTGTACTACATCTACACCGCCCTCAGCAAAGATGTCCAAGTACCAGGGATCTATGAGTTCACAGCACTTGGTCTGCTTGATGACCGAGAGATCGACTACTACAACAGTAAGGAACAGGTGAAGGTTCCTAAGCAGGAGTGGATGAAGGAGAAGATGCAGCCAGATTACTGGGAAAAAGGAACCCAGTCTCGCAAGAGCAAAGAGCAGTGGTTCAAGGTCAACGTGGACATCCTGATGCAGCGAATGAGACACAATCAGACCG ACCTTCACGTTCTTCAGTGGAGACATGGCTGTGAGATCGATGAAGCAGATGGAAAACCCAAATTTCTGAAAGGCATTGATGAGTACAGCTATGATGGCGATGAGTTCCTCTCTTTTGATGATGATAACATGCGGTGGATCGCTCCAGTTCCAGAAGCTCTGCAAACCAAAAGGAAATGGGACGACGTGCCCATCCTGAACCAGTACACCAAGGGTTACCTGGAGAAAGAATGTGTGGACTGGCTCACCAAATTCATGGAGTATGGAAAAGAATCACTAAGAAAACACT ccaaaccagatgtTCATGCAttgtcaaagaaatctacaaCTAATTCGGACAAGCTGACCCTGACCTGCCTGGCCACGGGCTTCTACCCCAAAGACGTTACACTGTGTGTGAGGAAGTTCAGAACCTCACTGCCTGAACATCTACTAACATCTTCAGGAGTCAGACCCAATGATGATGGAACCTACCAGCTGAGAAAGAGTGTGGACATCCAGGTGGACGAAACTGCAGAATATGACTGTTATGTGAATCACATCACCCTCGCAGAACCAATAATTACAAAATGGG AGGGCCCTCCCTCTCAGGGTGGTCTGGGTTTGGCTATTGGAGGAGCACTTGCAGGTGTGATTGTGTTGGCTGTGCTAATTGGAGTCATCTTCTTTATTCTGAAGCGAAGAGTTG CGTTCACGGACCCCAAAAACCTCACAGTTCTGGAGATCAGCACAACATCTGTTAAGGTCCAGTGGGAGAAAGCACTGGGGGGGATCGACAGATACATCCTTATGGTTTCACCGATTCCGGCAAATGGAGCACGTCAGATCATAGTGCCATCTGATCAAGACTCAGCTGAAATTAACCATCTGAACCCTGGTTGTTTGTACAACATCTCTGTGGTTGCGAAAAAAGGCAGTAAACAGAGCCAACCAGCAACTGTGCAGGCGACTACTG CGTTCACGGACCCCAAAAACCTCACAGTTCTGGAGATCAGCACAACATCTGTTAAGGTCCAGTGGGAGAAAGCACTGGGGGCGATCGACAGATACATCCTTATGGTTTCACCGAGTCCGGCAAATGGAGCACGTCAGATCATAGTGCCATCTGATCAAGACTCAGCTGAAATTAACCATCTGAACCCTGGTTGTTTGTACAACATCTCTGTGGTTACGGAAAAAGGCAGTGAACAGAGCCAACCAGCAACTGTGCAGGCGACTACTG TGATCTCCAGCCCCACAAACCTCAAAGTTGTGGAGATCACCGCAAGATCTGTTAAGGTCCAATGGGAGAAAGCACTGGGGGAGTTTGACAGATACATCCTTGTGGCTTCGCTGAGTCAGGCAAATGAATTCAATCCAGGTCAGAAGATCCAGGTGCCATCTGGGGAAAACTCTGCCAAAATTGATGATCTGGATCCTGGTTGTTCGTACAACATCTCTGTGGTTGCGAAAAAAGGCAGTGCACAGAGCCAACCAGCAACTGTACAGGCGACTACTG CTGCAGGTTCCGACACAGACTCAG GCAGGGGATCAAATAAGAGCAGCAATGAAAACTTATCAGCTGACTTTGATGCTTCATCTGACTCTG CCTCCAGAAGCAGTGGGTCACCTTGTGATAGTGTGGGGAATGTTAATGAAACCACCACATTGCTGAGGAGTGATGCCAAAGTATATTCACCTCCAGACGAAGAGCAGAGACTGTTGCGTTAA